One Drechmeria coniospora strain ARSEF 6962 chromosome 01, whole genome shotgun sequence genomic region harbors:
- a CDS encoding putative protein family UPF0390: MVQGAIKSSTRAKAPKATHSKRQVAKVAKPKTNKAGVDKAHKKFTSGLIAKTEALLGERAGHLELIGKGKKGSKKATIKGGSKKFG, translated from the coding sequence ATGGTGCAAGGCGCCATCAAGTCATCTACGCGGGCCAAGGCGCCCAAGGCGACACACTCGAAGCGCCAGGTGGCCAAGGTAGCCAAGCCCAAGACCAACAAGGCTGGCGTCGACAAGGCACACAAGAAATTCACTTCAGGCCTCATTGCCAAGACTGAGGCCCTTCTAGGCGAGCGCGCGGGCCACCTGGAACTGATTGGGAAGGGCAAGAAAGGCAGCAAGAAGGCGACAATCAAGGGTGGCTCCAAGAAGTTTGGCTGA
- a CDS encoding interferon-induced GTP-binding protein Mx2 — protein MASGLGNRAFLAKIDKLRELNVGSMIPLPQLVVVGDQSSGKSSVLESMTGFSFPRAAGLCTRYATQITCHRHPIKSVRVSIIPRPDADDTLKSQLLEFERCTTELDNDALTEIFHEVRYIPLHPPLRYLDRAEEKQANLAMGIRMTADDKKDGLAAFSQDILKIEVHGPDQSHMTVIDVPGIFRVPTAGLTAEADIVLVENMVKSYMSNSRTIILAVMPCNVDIATQEILKLAEAADPVGLRTMGVLTKPDLATESATKEAVIDLLAGNRSNLKLGYYVVKNRGADDNTSTLVQRADDEKAFFMGSPWPCVQERCGIAALKGRLRHLLMKISKQEIPNVKFDIEQRLHRCKDKLATMGPTRGDENSQRLYLGKLANKFQAIAQAALNGYYISDNIFEEMPDLKLITRIIKLNEVFSNTLWTSGHSWPFEPTEQDKDGKDNDGDSDNNEDLLGDASKDTPFRVPIKDYPEIHGIISTKEKQKLHEPLLGLSGGNLIDRIRDVYETSRGPEIGTFGGNVLSTVFIYQSAKWESMAMSHAANAVTLVHDFISRLIRHLCPEKNVREALWDDILMKKLHERYGVAMDHTRFLLTIERGGRPTTFNHYFSANLQQRRVRRTLKPMMQKATWNSQNQKWISLHDVDKCVTGKNNGQQVCEDILDTLVSYYKVARKRFVDAVCQQVVAYHLLDGDESPLKVFSTDLIMSLSHDELDAIAGEDEESKGQRHSLGREIESLEAALKVLRA, from the exons ATGGCGAGCGGCTTGGGCAACCGGGCTTTTCTGGCGAAAATTGACAAGCTCCGCGAGCTCAATGTGGGATCCATGATTCCTCTTCCTCAG CTTGTCGTTGTTGGCGACCAGTCTTCGGGAAAGAGCTCTGTTCTTGAGAGCATGACTGGCTTTTCATTCCCGCGCGCCGCGGGCCTCTGCACCCGCTATGCGACGCAGATTACATGCCATCGTCACCCTATTAAGAGTGTCCGCGTATCGATTATCCCACGACCTGATGCCGATGATACTTTGAAATCCCAGCTCCTCGAATTCGAGCGATGCACTACCGAGCTGGATAACGACGCATTGACCGAGATCTTCCACGAAGTTCGTTATATACCTCTGCACCCGCCCTTGCGATACCTGGATCGTGCTGAAGAGAAGCAGGCAAACTTGGCTATGGGCATTCGTATGACTGCGGATGACAAGAAGGATGGGCTTGCCGCGTTCAGCCAAGACATCCTCAAGATCGAGGTTCACGGACCTGAT CAAAGCCACATGACTGTCATTGACGTTCCGGGAATATTTCGAGTACCCACTGCAG GACTcactgccgaggccgacattGTTCTCGTTGAGAATATGGTTAAATCATATATGAGCAACAGCCGTACCAT AATTCTTGCAGTAATGCCGTGCAACGTCGACATTGCAACGCAAGAGATCCTGAAGCTTGCCGAGGCCGCAGACCCCGTTGGTTTGAGAACGATGGGCGTGTTGACGAAACCTGATCTCGCCACCGAGTCAGCGACAAAGGAGGCAGTGATTGACCTGCTGGCCGGAAATCGGAGCAACCTGAAACTTGGCTACTACGTTGTCAAGAACCGTGGCGCAGATGACAACACCTCCACACTCGTTCAAAGAGCAGACGACGAGAAGGCATTTTTCATGGGATCCCCGTGGCCATGTGTTCAGGAACGGTGCGGCATCGCAGCGCTCAAGGGACGACTTCGCCACCTTCTCATGAAAATTTCGAAACAGGAGATACCGAATGTCAAGTTCGACATCGAGCAGCGTCTTCACCGCTGCAAGGATAAACTTGCCACCATGGGACCTACCCGAGGGGACGAGAACTCGCAGAGACTCTACTTGGGAAAGTTGGCCAATAAATTCCAAGCCATCGCTCAAGCGGCGCTGAACGGCTACTACATCAGTGACAACATCTTTGAGGAGATGCCTGATCTCAAACTGATTACTCGAATCATCAAGCTGAATGAAGTGTTTTCCAACACGCTCTGGACCAGCGGACATTCATGGCCGTTTGAACCAACGGAACaagacaaggacggcaaggatAATGACGGCGACAGTGATAACAACGAAGACCTGCTTGGGGATGCCTCGAAGGATACTCCCTTCCGAGTGCCGATCAAGGACTACCCGGAAATTCACGGCATTATATCGACAAAGGAGAAACAAAAGCTCCATGAGCCCCTTTTAGGTTTGAGCGGCGGAAACTTGATTGATCGTATTCGAGACGTGTACGAGACCAGCCGAGGGCCAGAGATTGGCACC TTTGGAGGGAACGTGCTGTCTACAGTTTTCATCTATCAGTCGGCCAAGTGGGAATCAATGGCGATGTCGCATGCGGCCAACGCTGTCACGCTCGTTCACGACTTCATCTCTAGACTTATCCGTCATCTTTGCCCGGAGAAGAATGTCAGGGAGGCATTGTGGGATGATATTCTGATGAAAAAGCTTCATGAGAGATACGGTGTGGCGATGGATCATACCCGTTTCTTGCTCACAATTGAGCGCGGTGGACGTCCAACCACCTTCAACCATTACTTCAGCGCCAACCTTCAGCAGAGACGGGTTCGGCGCACGTTGAAGCCAATGATGCAAAAAGCCACATGGAATTCTCAGAATCAGAAGTGGATCTCGTTGCATGACGTGGACAAGTGCGTTACCGGCAAGAACAACGGTCAACAAGTCTGCGAGGACATTCTCGACACACTTGTCAGCTACTACAAGGTTGCACGCAAGcgcttcgtcgacgctgTCTGTCAGCAGGTTGTAGCGTACCACCTTCTTGACGGAGATGAGAGCCCGCTCAAGGTCTTCAGCACCGACTTGATAATGAGTCTCAGCCATGATGAGCTGGATGCGATTGcgggagaggacgaggagtcAAAGGGGCAGAGACACTCTCTCGGGCGCGAGATTGAAAGCTTGGAGGCCGCCTTGAAGGTTCTTAGGGCCTGA
- a CDS encoding protein kinase-like protein, with product MLVSAPSSHPLTPIQEDGSNCSIFSIDIPANRSRLPLAKNALKKLRTLRHPGVIKVLDTVETESYIYIATERLVPLRWHIRRKSLSPETIKWGLHSIARTIKFINADASSIHGSLKVGSIYTTESGEWKLGGFEVVSNVKDDESVIYTYGSLVPDAGRYAPPELRNGWDMIKKSPHSAVDSFNFGALMFEVFNGDYRGPEEAGQTKNIPPTMQPGFKRLCNANPKARISVSSFLDQGSRAGAFFDTPLIKLTEGVDNIGVKSPSEREELLNDLDHLADDFPEEFFKLKVLPELIKSVEFGGGGPKALGVVLKIAAKFSNEDFDSKISPFIVRAFANPDRAIRVCLLDSLPKMIERLSQKIVNDKLFPQIVAGFTDMQPVVREQTLKSVLVIITKLSDRTINSELLRHLAKTANDEQPGIRTNTTICLGKIARYLGTSSRAKVLIAAFTRSLRDPFVHARSAALMALGATVEYFSDEDCAVRILPALCPLLMDKEKLVRDQASRTMDTYVQKVRKAAAGMPDTALPSPQAAEAQQPARMGTPQQSGSSGWTGWAISSFTNKIPAAAGDIQTSNGSPADARPAPTSPGAELKKPTAAPVTSAATSLRRQATMPLSPTEISSPTTIDPIAEDFFYDDGDDAGDAWGDMGDMGEDDEILTKKGKEKPRVASTTPFDEGEPDFAGWLESQQKKKSGGAKPLPKGLSKSTVTKSSAKKMAAKPVAAKKIDMKPKETENDDDGWGDGW from the exons ATGCTCGTCTCTGCACCGTCTTCTCATCCGCTGACCCCCATCCAGGAAGACGGTTCAAACTGCAGCATCTTCTCAATCGATATCCCCGCCAACAGGAGCCGACTGCCTTTGGCCAAGAACGCTCTCAAGAAGCTGCGAACTCTGCGTCACCCTGGCGTCATCAAGGTCCTGGACACCGTTGAG ACGGAATCCTACATCTACATCGCCACCGAGCGTCTCGTGCCGTTACGATGGCACATTCGAAGAAAGAGTCTCAGCCCAGAAACGATCAAATGGGGTCTGCATAGCATCGCT CGAACCATAAAATTCatcaacgccgacgcctccTCGATCCATGGCTCACTAAAGGTCGGATCCATCTACACTACCGAGAGTGGCGAGTGGAAGCTGGGCGGCTTTGAAGTAGTGAGCAACGTAAAGGACGACGAGTCGGTCATATAT ACCTACGGAAGCCTTGTTCCCGATGCGGGCCGCTACGCTCCCCCGGAGCTCAGAAACGGATGGGACATGATCAAGAAGAGCCCACACTCTGCCGTCGACTCGTTTAATTTTGGAGCCCTCATGTTTGAAGTCTTCAATGGCGACTACCGCGGGCCCGAAGAGGCCGGCCAAACGAAAAACATCCCGCCCACCATGCAGCCAGGTTTCAAGCGGCTCTGCAACGCGAACCCCAAAGCTCGAATCAGCGTCAGCAGCTTTCTCGACCAAGGCAGCCGAGCGGGGGCCTTCTTTGACACGCCTCTGATAAAGTTGACGGAGGGTGTCGACAACATAGGCGTCAAGTCCCCCAGCGAAAGGGAGGAGCTTCTGAA TGATTTGGATCATCTCGCAGACGACTTCCCCGAGGAGTTCTTCAAGCTCAAAGTGCTGCCTGAGCTCATCAAGTCCGTTGAGTTTGGTGGGGGAGGGCCAAAGGCCTTGGGTGTAGTGCTCAAAATAGCGGCCAAGTTCTCCAACGAAGACTTTGATTCGAAGATCTCTCCCTTCATCGTCCGAGCATTTGCCAACCCTGATCGAGCCATCAGAGTCTGTTTGCTGGACAGCCTACCGAAGATGATCGAACGGCTATCACAAAAGATCGTCAACGACAAGCTCTTTCCCCAAATT GTGGCCGGCTTCACGGATATGCAGCCGGTGGTGCGGGAACAAACTCTGAAGTCGGTGCTTGTCATCATCACGAAGCTGTCCGACCGCACCATCAACAGTGAGCTCTTGAGGCACCTGGCCAAGACGGCGAACGATGAACAGCCTGGCATCCGCACAAACACCACGATCTGCCTGGGGAAAATTGCACGCTATCTCGGCACGTCATCACGGGCCAAGGTGCTGATAGCGGCATTTACTCGCTCCCTCAGAGACCCCTTTGTCCACGCTCGTAGCGCTGCCCTCATGGCGCTCGGCGCCACGGTGGAATACTTTTCGGACGAAGACTGTGCCGTGCGGATCCTACCGGCTCTCTGCCCCCTGCTCATGGACAAGGAAAAGCTTGTACGAGACCAGGCAAGTCGAACCATGGACACGTACGTTCAAAAGGTTCGCAAGGCCGCGGCGGGAATGCCAGATACGGCCCTGCCTTCGCCCCAAGCGGCCGAAGCACAACAACCCGCACGGATGGGCACGCCTCAGCAGAGTGGCTCGTCTGGATGGACCGGCTGGGCCATCTCTTCTTTCACAAACAAAATACCTGCCGCGGCGGGAGATATACAAACCTCAAACGGGTCGCCTGCTGACGCCCGACCCGCGCCAACCTCTCCTGGTGCAGAACTTAAGAAGCCAACTGCCGCCCCGGTCACCAGTGCCGCGACGTCGCTACGTCGACAGGCCACGATGCCATTGTCTCCGACGGAAATTTCCTCTCCCACCACAATAGACCCAATCGCCGAGGACTTTTTctacgacgatggcgacgatgcaggAGATGCTTGGGGAGATATGGGGGATATGGGTGAGGACGATGAGATTCTGACGAAAAAGGGCAAGGAAAAGCCGCGGGTTGCCAGCACTACGCCCtttgacgagggcgagccggACTTTGCAGGTTGGTTGGAGTCGCAGCAGAAGAAGAAATCTGGCGGCGCCAAGCCGTTGCCAAAGGGGCTCTCCAAGTCGACGGTGACCAAATCCTCGGCGAAGAAGATGGCTGCAAAGCCTGTAGCCGCCAAGAAGATTGACATGAAGCCTAAGGAGACGGAGAATGACGATGACGGTTGGGGTGACGGATGGTGA